One genomic segment of Helianthus annuus cultivar XRQ/B chromosome 14, HanXRQr2.0-SUNRISE, whole genome shotgun sequence includes these proteins:
- the LOC110903768 gene encoding glycine-rich domain-containing protein 1 — translation MSTKKTSKPSIKQSQGSAIAGAFVIIASSGENCKMGMEQESEWNAAQSIEISEDLVAAAKLQLKFLAAVDRNRWLYEDQTLQRAIYRYNSCWLPLLAKHSESRVTNGPLVVPLDCEWVWHCHRLNPVRYKSDCEEFYGRILDNCNVASSVEEISREETEEIWNAMYPDEPYDINSTRSDRVPENVNGSENYTKYNLVLAIKRQIPFYYQVSRPHMNTDQFLEAAVARYKGFLHLIKRNKERSITCFCVPTYDIDLIWHTHQLHPASYSNDLMKSLGKILEHDDTDQNRGKGQKLDIGFSKTIKQWEALFGSRYWKAGAMYRGSTPSPLTVTPFIPKLIGKEVTAHNKFQKLIDLPESHVIEVVLEFVEIENLPETYKKRVCVHFSKAQPDGIFDVKRKLNIQSEFGRKQVATFQCKPTGKLFFELVSDSTSDLLLPEPVKTLGYGSIALEDLVSDLSVEKWLDLVPRSDTISSDPVRLKVAASCTVPIPAPHVLKIARTSRLSKSFVTQVTDGNGNEIIGLQMREMKELIGITKEGEKVIGQLIESEWSLMDSLWTLKVQKMLLTGPHTVKLIPGRKLDYEPKHHERKTNIHNFMTAVEFSAEYPYGRAIALLDVNSGDLMVQEAWFVLPGLMLAFIFLNISRKETEFMAEEAVFKATVDKDKLASGGCGSGCGGGCGNMVNSGGCGSGCGGGCGNMVNSGGCGSGCGGGCGNTISSGGCGAGCGGGCGGCGGGCGNMVNSSGCGAGCGGGCGGCGGGCGNMVKSGCCGGCGGGCGGCGGGCGGSTMKSGCLDNITGGPSSDEQPMQVAAHA, via the exons ATGTCTACAAAAAAAACTTCCAAACCATCAATCAAACAATCTCAAGGTTCGGCCATCGCCGGTGCTTTTGTTATAATAGCTTCTTCAG GTGAGAACTGTAAGATGGGTATGGAACAGGAGTCCGAGTGGAATGCAGCTCAAAGTATAGAAATAAGTGAAGATCTTGTGGCTGCTGCTAAGCTTCAGCTGAAGTTTCTTGCTGCTGTAGACAGAAACCGTTGGCTTTATGAAGACCAAACCTTGCAACGGGCCATCTACAG GTACAATTCTTGCTGGCTTCCTTTGCTTGCTAAACACTCCGAGTCTCGGGTCACAAACGGGCCTTTGGTTGTTCCTCTTGACTGTGAATGGGTTTGGCATTGTCACAGGCTCAATCCG GTAAGATACAAATCCGACTGTGAAGAATTCTACGGAAGAATTCTTGACAACTGTAACGTTGCATCCTCTGTTGAAGAAATCTCAAGAGAAGAAACAGAAGAAATATGGAACGCCATGTATCCCGACGAGCCTTATGATATCAACTCGACACGTTCGGATAGAGTTCCAGAAAACGTCAACGGGTCTGAAAACTATACTAAATACAATCTGGTTTTAGCTATTAAAAGACAAATACCATTCTATTACCAG GTGTCCAGACCCCATATGAACACCGATCAGTTTCTTGAAGCAGCTGTAGCCAGATACAAAGGCTTTTTGCACTTGATCAAGCGAAACAAAGAGCGATCCATAACATGTTTTTGTGTCCCGACTTACGATATCGACCTAATCTGGCATACACACCAGTTACATCCTGCTTCCTACAGCAACGACTTGATGAAATCACTTGGAAAGATTCTAGAACATGATGACACCGACCAAAACCGAGGCAAAGGTCAAAAGCTAGATATCGGATTTTCTAAAACTATCAAACAATGGGAGGCGTTATTCGGTTCAAGATATTGGAAAGCCGGAGCAATGTATAGAGGTAGTACACCTTCGCCTCTCACCGTCACTCCTTTCATACCAAAACTCATCGGCAAAGAGGTTACCGCACATAACAAGTTTCAGAAGTTGATCGATCTTCCCGAATCACACGTCATTGAG GTTGTTTTGGAGTTTGTAGAGATCGAAAATTTACCGGAGACCTACAAGAAAAGGGTTTGCGTACATTTTAGCAAGGCACAACCTGATGGAATCTTTGATGTCAAGAGGAAGCTTAATATCCAGTCGGAATTCGGTAGAAAGCAAGTTGCTACATTCCAGTGTAAACCTACTGGAAAGCTTTTCTTCGAACTTGTTTCTGATTCCACTTCCGACTTACTGCTACCCGAACCGGTCAAAACTCTAGGCTACGGTTCCATCGCTTTAGAAGACTTAGTTTCTGATCTCTCAGTGGAAAAGTGGTTGGATTTAGTTCCAAGGTCCGACACTATAAGTTCTGATCCCGTTCGTTTAAAAGTAGCAGCCTCATGTACAGTGCCAATCCCGGCACCACATGTGCTTAAGATAGCCCGTACTTCCCGTCTCTCAAAGAGCTTCGTGACACAGGTTACGGATGGAAATGGGAATGAAATCATTGGCCTTCAAATGAG AGAGATGAAAGAGCTCATTGGCATCACAAAAGAAGGTGAAAAAGTTATTGGACAGTTAATTGAGTCAGAGTGGTCTTTGATGGATTCGTTATGGACCCTTAAAGTTCAGAAGATGCTGCTCACCGGCCCTCACACG GTTAAACTGATTCCTGGAAGAAAGTTGGATTATGAACCGAAGCACCACGAGAGGAAAACGAACATACATAATTTCATGACAGCGGTTGAGTTCTCTGCAGAGTATCCGTATGGAAGAGCGATAGCATTGCTTGATGTTAACTCAGGGGATTTGATG GTACAAGAAGCGTGGTTTGTGTTACCGGGACTCATGTTGGCTTtcatatttttaaacatttcaagaaAGGAGACAGAATTTATGGCTGAGGAAGCTGTTTTTAAGGCTACGGTTGATAAAGACAAATTAGCAAGTGGTGGTTGTGGTAGTGgatgtggtggtggttgtgggaATATGGTCAATAGTGGCGGCTGTGGTAGCGGATGTGGAGGTGGCTGTGGGAATATGGTCAACAGTGGTGGCTGCGGTAGTGGATGTGGAGGTGGTTGTGGGAATACAATCAGCAGTGGTGGCTGTGGAGCtggctgtggtggtggttgtggcggATGTGGAGGTGGTTGCGGGAACATGGTGAACAGTAGTGGTTGTGGTGCTGgatgtggtggtggttgtggcggATGTGGGGGTGGTTGCGGGAACATGGTGAAAAGTGGTTGTTGTGGAGgatgtggtggtggttgtggcggATGTGGAGGTGGTTGTGGCGGGAGTACAATGAAGAGTGGTTGCCTTGATAACATCACTGGAGGTCCATCCAGCGATGAACAACCAATGCAAGTAGCAGCTCATGCATAA
- the LOC118486558 gene encoding myb-like protein F: MHVYTEFEVTNVHTYFYSPAKSRIAEVVDGLDGVEIIRKNPRMMLGWHPLANDLGENNANNAGDNVDEGVIDNNAGDNVDEGVIDNNVNDNVDEGVIDNNVNDNVDEGVIDNNVNDNVDEGADFMSDFDPFFGLNDNMVNNEHQNNAKASVRHDVVDSSDEETCAENEDEDDDSDFLGDDTAREDVEVDMRDFRLNIDEGIDENNDAVGGSIDEDVLNDDILESGSESDLDESSARKKMLKGLRNANEKKSNFYLGQIFGNKVEAKELIKQHAVETKRELRIVKDDSKRLRAVCRGQLPNFQVDAHGIHSHSDKGKTFPTKHRRNQLNIDETN; encoded by the exons ATGCATGTTTACACTGAGTTTGAAGTAACAAATGTGCATACATATTTCTATTCCCCTGCAAAAAGTAGGATTGCTGAAGTTGTTGATGGACTGGATGGTGTTGAGATCATTAGGAAAAATCCAAGGATGATGTTAGGCTGGCATCCCTTAGCAAATGATTTAGGTGAGAATAATGCTAACAATGCGGGTGATAATGTAGATGAAGGTGTTATTGATAACAATGCGGGTGATAATGTAGATGAAGGTGTTATTGATAACAATGTGAATGATAATGTAGATGAAGGTGTTATTGATAACAATGTGAATGATAATGTAGATGAAGGTGTTATTGATAACAATGTGAATGATAATGTAGATGAAGGTGCAG ATTTCATGAGTGACTTTGATCCCTTCTTTGGTCTAAATGACAACATGGTTAATAATGAACACCAAAACAATGCCAAGGCTAGTGTTAGGCATGATGTAGTTGATAGTTCAGATGAAGAAACTTGTGCAgaaaatgaagatgaagatgatgacagtGATTTTCTAGGCGATGACACAGCTAGGGAGGATGTAGAGGTAGATATGAGGGATTTTAGACTAAACATTGATGAGGGGATTGATGAGAATAATGATGCAGTTGGTGGTTCAATTGATGAAGATGTTTTAAATGATGATATATTAGAAAGTGGAAGTGAGTCTGATTTGGATGAGTCTAGTGCTAGGAAGAAAATGCTTAAGGGTTTAAGGAATGCCAATGAGAAAAAGAGCAATTTCTACCTAGGACAGATTTTTGGAAACAAGGTAGAAGCCAAAGAACTAATCAAGCAGCATGCTGTGGAAACTAAGAGGGAACTTAGGATTGTTAAGGATGATAGTAAAAGACTAAGGGCTGTTTGTAGGGGTCAGTTACCAAATTTCCAAGTTGATGCACATGGTATCCATAGTCATTCTGATAAGGGTAAAACATTTCCAACTAAACATAGACGAAACCAACTAAACATAGACGAAACCAACTAA